A part of Rattus norvegicus strain BN/NHsdMcwi chromosome 4, GRCr8, whole genome shotgun sequence genomic DNA contains:
- the Gngt1 gene encoding guanine nucleotide-binding protein G(T) subunit gamma-T1 — protein MPVINIEDLTEKDKLKMEVDQLKKEVTLERVMVSKCCEEVRDYIEERSREDPLVKGIPEDKNPFKELKGGCVIS, from the exons ATGCCGGTGATCAACATCGAGGACCTGACAGAAAAGGACAAGTTGAAGATGGAGGTGGACCAGCTCAAGAAGGAAGTGACCCTGGAAAGAGTGATG GTTTCCAAATGTTGTGAAGAAGTAAGAGATTATATTGAAGAAAGATCTAGAGAAGACCCTCTAGTGAAGGGGATTCCAGAGGACAAAAATCCCTTCAAGGAGCTCAAGGGAGGCTGTGTGATTTCCTAG
- the Gng11 gene encoding guanine nucleotide-binding protein G(I)/G(S)/G(O) subunit gamma-11 — protein MPALHIEDLPEKEKLKMEVEQLRKEVKLQRQQVSKCSEEIKNYIEERSGEDPLVKGIPEDKNPFKEKGSCVIS, from the exons ATGCCCGCCCTTCACATTGAGGATCTGCCGGAAAAGGAAAAACTGAAGATGGAGGTTGAGCAACTTCGCAAAGAAGTGAAGTTGCAGAGACAACAG GTGTCTAAATGTTCTGAGGAAATAAAGAACTACATTGAAGAACGTTCTGGAGAGGATCCTCTGGTAAAGGGAATTCCAGAAGACAAGAATCCCTTCAAAGAAAAGGGCAGCTGTGTCATTTCCTAA